One window of Candidatus Poribacteria bacterium genomic DNA carries:
- a CDS encoding LamG domain-containing protein: MKGLTMLCVSLIAIGLALTGVSSAKVKLEDAIAVWLFDEGKGDITKDASGNGNDGKLKGGVKWVDGKFGKALEFNGKDACVSTEKKLLDSLDALTIVLWAKPGDIVASRVGLIGQNDAVEFGFINPNTVQYWTPTTHGVDATYRFPKKEWHHIAAVASSSGSAVYLDGEEAAKGSPGKPETSSYNVNIGGCGVFDPGGNWFIGILDEVAIFKVALEKDEIKEIMNKGLGAVLGITAVSPDTKLTTTWGRIKEQSR; encoded by the coding sequence ATGAAAGGTTTAACGATGCTATGCGTTAGTTTAATCGCTATCGGGTTGGCGCTTACAGGTGTAAGTAGCGCCAAGGTGAAGCTCGAAGATGCCATCGCTGTGTGGCTCTTCGACGAAGGTAAAGGGGATATAACAAAGGATGCGTCCGGAAACGGCAACGATGGTAAGTTGAAAGGCGGTGTTAAATGGGTTGATGGCAAATTCGGTAAAGCGCTGGAGTTTAACGGTAAAGACGCCTGCGTTTCAACTGAGAAGAAACTCCTCGATAGCTTGGACGCTCTCACGATAGTGCTCTGGGCTAAACCGGGGGATATAGTTGCAAGTAGAGTGGGATTAATAGGACAAAACGACGCTGTGGAGTTCGGTTTTATCAATCCCAACACGGTCCAATATTGGACTCCCACCACCCACGGGGTAGACGCAACCTATAGGTTTCCCAAGAAGGAGTGGCATCACATAGCTGCGGTTGCAAGCTCGAGCGGCTCAGCGGTTTACCTCGACGGAGAAGAAGCTGCTAAAGGTAGCCCCGGCAAACCCGAAACCTCCAGCTATAACGTTAACATCGGAGGGTGCGGTGTTTTCGATCCAGGCGGCAATTGGTTCATCGGCATCTTGGATGAGGTTGCCATCTTCAAAGTCGCTCTGGAAAAGGACGAGATCAAAGAAATTATGAACAAAGGTCTTGGAGCTGTGCTGGGTATAACCGCTGTCTCTCCCGATACGAAGCTCACCACGACCTGGGGAAGGATAAAGGAACAAAGCAGATAG